A region of Acidisarcina sp. DNA encodes the following proteins:
- a CDS encoding phosphoglycerate kinase, which translates to MPKLSIQDLDLNNKRVFMRVDFNVPLTEDGSEITDDTRIRATLPTILYALRHHAKLILASHLGRPKGKPTPKYSLRPVADRLRILLDKEAGQSVNVAFAPDCIGDVASEMARQLESGQVLLLENLRFHAEEEKNDPAFSKELASLCEIYVNDAFGSAHRAHASTEGITHFVKQSAAGLLMDKELNYLGKALEAPERPFVAILGGAKVSDKIQVIENLLGKVDTLLIGGGMAYTFLKAKGQDVGKSLLEVDKIETAKEALKAAEAKGVRFLLPVDHVLADKFAADAATQIFSGDSAFPADWMALDIGPKTIELFSKEIAGAKTIVWNGPMGVFEMPAFAVGTTEIAKAVASSGAISIIGGGDSVSAVKKAGVADKVTHISTGGGASLEFLEGKKLPGVEALSNK; encoded by the coding sequence ATGCCCAAGCTTTCGATTCAGGATCTCGATCTCAACAACAAACGTGTCTTTATGCGCGTGGACTTCAATGTGCCGCTCACCGAAGACGGCTCGGAGATCACTGACGACACCCGCATCCGCGCTACCCTGCCAACAATCCTGTATGCGTTGCGGCATCATGCGAAGCTGATTCTCGCCTCGCACCTGGGCCGCCCCAAGGGCAAGCCCACACCGAAGTACAGCCTCCGGCCGGTCGCGGATCGCCTGCGTATCCTGCTCGACAAGGAAGCCGGCCAGTCCGTCAATGTCGCCTTTGCGCCGGACTGCATCGGAGACGTTGCCTCCGAAATGGCTCGCCAGCTTGAGTCCGGACAAGTACTGCTGCTGGAGAACCTGCGCTTCCACGCCGAAGAAGAGAAGAATGACCCGGCCTTTTCGAAAGAACTGGCTTCGCTATGCGAGATTTACGTCAACGACGCCTTCGGCTCGGCCCACCGCGCCCACGCGTCCACCGAAGGAATTACCCACTTCGTCAAGCAGTCAGCGGCTGGATTGCTGATGGACAAGGAACTCAACTACCTGGGCAAGGCCCTCGAAGCCCCGGAGCGGCCCTTCGTAGCCATCCTCGGCGGTGCCAAGGTCTCAGACAAGATTCAGGTAATCGAAAACCTGCTGGGAAAGGTCGATACGCTTCTGATCGGCGGCGGCATGGCCTACACCTTCCTCAAGGCAAAGGGTCAGGATGTCGGCAAGTCGCTATTGGAAGTCGACAAGATCGAGACCGCAAAGGAAGCCCTGAAAGCTGCCGAGGCCAAGGGAGTTCGCTTCCTTCTTCCGGTCGACCATGTTCTAGCCGACAAGTTCGCCGCCGACGCTGCCACGCAGATCTTCTCCGGCGACAGTGCCTTCCCCGCGGATTGGATGGCATTGGACATCGGACCGAAGACCATCGAGCTCTTCTCGAAGGAAATCGCCGGCGCCAAGACCATCGTGTGGAACGGCCCCATGGGAGTTTTTGAAATGCCGGCGTTTGCCGTCGGCACCACAGAGATTGCCAAGGCCGTCGCCAGCTCCGGCGCCATCTCCATCATCGGGGGCGGCGATTCCGTCTCTGCTGTAAAGAAGGCGGGAGTGGCGGACAAGGTCACCCACATCTCCACCGGCGGCGGCGCCTCATTGGAGTTTCTGGAAGGCAAGAAACTCCCCGGCGTCGAAGCCCTGAGCAACAAGTAG
- the tpiA gene encoding triose-phosphate isomerase, which produces MRKVLIAANWKMYKTPAEAKAFTDAFLPLVKNHTRDEIALFPSATSLATVIEAAKGSNVAVGCQNIHFAEEGAYTGETSANMVIAVGGTHTLIGHSERRQYFAETDQIVNQKLHTALKHSLVPVVCIGEVLAEREAGKTEEVLRTQTVGALAGITPEMARTIVIAYEPVWAIGTGKTATPEMAVEAHKIIRAEVAKLLGQPVADAMRILYGGSVKPENATSLLNEVEIDGALVGGASLKPDSFAKIVQY; this is translated from the coding sequence ATGCGCAAGGTATTGATCGCTGCAAATTGGAAGATGTACAAGACACCTGCCGAAGCCAAGGCCTTCACCGATGCATTTCTGCCCCTGGTGAAGAACCATACCCGCGACGAGATCGCGCTGTTCCCTTCCGCCACCTCGCTCGCCACCGTCATTGAAGCCGCCAAGGGCTCTAACGTCGCCGTGGGATGCCAGAACATCCACTTCGCAGAAGAAGGCGCCTATACCGGCGAAACCTCAGCCAACATGGTGATCGCCGTCGGGGGAACGCACACTCTCATTGGGCACTCCGAGCGCCGCCAGTATTTTGCCGAGACCGACCAGATCGTGAACCAGAAGCTGCACACGGCTCTGAAGCACAGCCTGGTCCCGGTCGTCTGCATCGGCGAAGTTCTCGCCGAGCGCGAAGCGGGCAAGACCGAAGAGGTCCTGCGGACGCAAACCGTGGGAGCGCTCGCCGGCATCACTCCCGAGATGGCCAGGACCATCGTCATTGCGTACGAGCCTGTCTGGGCCATCGGCACGGGCAAGACGGCAACGCCGGAGATGGCCGTCGAAGCTCACAAGATCATTCGTGCGGAAGTTGCCAAGCTGCTCGGCCAGCCCGTGGCAGACGCAATGCGCATCCTCTACGGCGGCAGCGTGAAGCCGGAGAATGCAACCTCCCTGCTCAACGAGGTCGAAATCGACGGAGCACTGGTCGGTGGCGCGAGCCTCAAGCCAGACTCCTTCGCCAAAATCGTCCAGTACTAA
- a CDS encoding Rieske 2Fe-2S domain-containing protein, with amino-acid sequence MGQFVRICGIADLPAEGTVAEIRAGNLTLCLANVGGTISALNNVCPHRQGPLGQGTVEEGHVICPLHAWAFHAATGAYAHKPQESVQVYSVKILGQDVLADIG; translated from the coding sequence ATGGGGCAATTCGTGCGGATATGCGGGATCGCCGATCTTCCCGCCGAGGGCACTGTGGCAGAGATTCGAGCGGGCAATCTCACTCTATGCCTGGCCAATGTGGGAGGCACAATCTCCGCGTTGAACAATGTGTGCCCTCATCGGCAAGGTCCGCTGGGCCAGGGAACGGTAGAGGAGGGGCATGTCATCTGTCCGCTGCACGCCTGGGCATTCCATGCCGCGACAGGCGCTTATGCCCATAAACCTCAGGAATCGGTTCAGGTATATTCCGTCAAGATATTGGGACAAGACGTGTTAGCGGATATTGGCTGA